TGCAATTGACGACTTGCCTGAATGACTCCTCTTGATAGCGGAGCTATAAGGAAATATAAGCTGTAGCACGGTAAACGAGAAACTCCAGAATATGTAAAGTTTATACCAACCTTGTTAATGGTCCTCCTTCGAAAATATAGAGAATATAATAACgcaacagaaaaaaataccAGTTgagagcagctgctgtaaGATAAGGAAGTTACTCCACTAACTgccgaaaaaaaaaacttgatTCGTTAAATCAGCCTTCCCTCAATTATCTAGGATGCATCTACTTTTTTTGTGCGACATGTTGCATAATTACTTAAGCGGGGTTAGCTTGGGAGCTGATTATGTATTATGGCTGTTCTAATTGGAGGTCGATAATTTAGCATCATGACTGACGAGAACGCCAGAAATAATGTGAAATTACTGACCAAATTCCGAAATACTGTAAAAGATGAGACAAAATAAgaataagaaaataaagagGTTTGGTCTTTTGTTGGTactatttctttttcaaaagcACTACTTCGGGTGGCCTTAGCTTTGAACCAGACTTTGGTAACCCTTGCCACTATCATCAGAAAAAGAGCATAAAGGTATGATAAACTGAACTCTTTCACTAAATTAGACCTGAGAAACTTAATCAAGTAAAGTAGTGTGTTGCATATAGAATCACATTGGTTAATTAACTTATTCTTAATTCATTCGAGATGGTCTTATGGAGCCTAACCTGTAACGCGATAAGAGGCTTATCTCCCTGGTATGCTCTGTGCGGCTGAGAACTTGAATGATCGGCCATCTATCTGCGCGCATGTCAGaagtaaacaaaacaaTCGCGACTTCCAgcttaatttttttggatcTATTATTCTTCTCAGCTGCCAAAATGGCCACATATCGTCGACAGTCGGTTGCACCTCCATCAGTTCGTCGATGTAAGTGAAGATAATTTCTTAGCCCATATACTATGTTTGTCAGTCAACTAACAGTTAAATTTTAGACGGTCATAGACAGGTGGAAGCATACCCAATATTGGACTTGAAAGATATCGCAGCATCTTTGCAAGATATATCGAGATTTCCTATCAACGAAGACTTGCTATCTCGTCCTACCCAGCCATATGTTACTAGTTTATACGGTGATATAATCGAATGTTTTGTAGGAATTTCCGACCAGCATCTAAGGACCGCTTTGGAAACGGCAGCCgaaaaagttgaaaatgGTGAGACGGAGACACAGTCTGGTGCAAGACTGCTACTGGGCCTTCATCGACATGTCTACAAGTTTATGAAAGATTGCGGTGTGGATGATTTTAATATCGTTGATATTGTAAAGCCAGAACCAGGTAGATTGAGGCGTAATTTGTCGGCTGTCATAGCGTTTGCACAGTTTCGGGAAGACAGAATGCACGACTATGCCGACCTTGTAAACCAGTGTAAACAGGCTACAAGCCAATTTCGGCTACTGGAAGATGAGCATGAGGAACTGATTACTCAGATTGCAGAACTAGAGGAGGCATTAAAAGACAGCTCGGAACAAGCCAAGCAAACGCAGGAACACAATGCCGAGGTAGAGTCCGAGCTTCGTaaattgaagaaggttCAAGAACAGCTTACTACTGAACATTCAAATTATAAGCAAGAGAAACAGCGGCTCATCACGAATTTGGAGAATCAAAGTTTGTTGGTTGTGGAGGCTCGTAAGGAAAATGATCGCATGAAACCATACATAGTGGACTCTCCAGAAATTTTGCAAAAACTTAATTCAGATCTAGCCAGTTCATTACAGCtgacaaaaaataatgtgGAAAATATGGATCGCCGATTCCGTGCATTGCAAATATCTGCAGAAACTTTCAAACAAATCCACCAGGATCTTCAAGCCTGTATTAAGGTAATCGAGGAGTGTGGGGTTGAGCTTCAACGTGAGCAAGAAGCCAGCCATAAGCTCGGACGATTCCAGGAGATTTATGACCAATTAAGACAAGATGATAAGGATTTGGATATTCGAATAAGCCAATTACAACGACAGATCGCCAACTCGCAGGATCGTATCGAGCGAGCTCGGAAACAAGCTGAGATAAAACGTGCCAGTGCCGAGAAAAAGATGTCGGAGCTCCGTGAGATGCACGGAACTCTGGCTGCAGAGCGCAGCCTTCAAATGAAAGAAATGGACGAAAAGCGAGATTACATCAAGAGTACAGAGCTCCAAATCAGCACTATGAAGGAACACATTGAGTCGGAGATGAGGGCCATTGCTGCAGAGTCTGAAAAGCTTCGGGATCATCTACATCTGTACTTGAATAGTATGGAGCAGCGAATGATGGTCAGGTGAGTTACTTTTCCTTTCATAGGtgtctattatttattttatgtAATGAAGTCATGatctgtattttttttctctcaaTTGTTGTCTTTTCTTGTCTTTCCTCTGGTAGTTGCGGCTCTGCCCTAGTCCCTCTTAGCTCGAGTCTATACATCGACAATTTGTCGAGTCTGGTTATTTTTTCCTATGGTGGACTAATTTGTGAATACCTTAGTGCGCCGAGCTTAAATTGATGACAATTTTCAACTTTACATATTATGCTCATATTGAGAATTCTGTTGTAATGACTTATCTATCTGCTGTGGTATATTTCGTAGATCACATTGACCATAATACATATCttaagaagaagagatagGTAACTTTGAAGTGGGATCACATAGCAAAGTCACCCAAGTCACCACCACGCCGTGGCGTGGTTGTGACcgataataaatatgtatACAAAGTTGGTCCTTTGATATCAGTCGCCAGACATGTGTTTGATACACCTTATAATGGTTAGTTTGCCGACGTACATGCCAACCGTCAATGTCTTAGAATCGAAGAGTTCAAAATCTGCTATATAGATTTCAGGGGCTGCGAGCGTTGTTGACTGCAGATCGCATGTAAACAGATCGACATGTCATTCCCACATAATAGGGTGGTTGGCTGCATTTAATAACGGGGCTGGCATGCGCGTAAAAAGAGCTGCCATCATCACCAGGCCTAACAAAAATGTTAGTTGGTCTGCGGTCTCCTCGTTACTGCACTCTGCTGATACCAAccattgttattttttgttgttgtgttCCGTAAACTCAATCTTACGACACACAAAGTTCATTCAAACCTAGTTAATGGGGAGTGCTAACGCCTTAATTATATGTGCACGAAACGAAGTGAACAGTTGCAGGCTGTACTTGATCATCCAGCAAATGGCAGATAAAAACGTAAGTACCTTGGGTGGTGGCTGGCTGATGAAAAGTTTTGGGCGTGTCAATGGCAGCCACCCTCTTTTTTGGCCGACAATCTGTAACTCAACTCATGTCGAAAAGATTTCCTGGTCGAGAGATCAATCTCTTATTTATCAGTTATTGGCAGATTGGTATTAACAGAATGATTGGATTCAAAGTTCGTCAAGGTTCAGAGTTAACTATAAGATATACTATTGTAATAGCAGTTTAGTTTCTTCATTATACTGGAATGATTGCACCGCTTTAGCAGATTTATCACACAGATATGTCCTATTGCATATATATGTAGCTTATACTGGCGATCAACACTAGCCTAAAAAGTTAAAAATATCATGATCCACACTACGGATTAAAGGTCCCCCATTAACGAAGCTATTGACATATATGATAATTATTATGATTATGATTAATCCTGTAGGTAATATCccagaat
The Sugiyamaella lignohabitans strain CBS 10342 chromosome A, complete sequence genome window above contains:
- the NUF2 gene encoding Nuf2p (Component of the kinetochore-associated Ndc80 complex; involved in chromosome segregation, spindle checkpoint activity, and kinetochore clustering; evolutionarily conserved; other members include Ndc80p, Nuf2p, Spc24p, and Spc25p; GO_component: GO:0031262 - Ndc80 complex [Evidence IPI] [PMID 11179222]; GO_component: GO:0031262 - Ndc80 complex [Evidence IDA] [PMID 11266451]; GO_component: GO:0005694 - chromosome [Evidence IEA]; GO_component: GO:0000775 - chromosome, centromeric region [Evidence IEA,IEA]; GO_component: GO:0000777 - condensed chromosome kinetochore [Evidence IEA]; GO_component: GO:0000778 - condensed nuclear chromosome kinetochore [Evidence IDA,IMP,IPI] [PMID 11179222]; GO_component: GO:0000778 - condensed nuclear chromosome kinetochore [Evidence IDA] [PMID 11511347]; GO_component: GO:0000780 - condensed nuclear chromosome, centromeric region [Evidence IDA,IGI,IPI] [PMID 11266451]; GO_component: GO:0000776 - kinetochore [Evidence IEA]; GO_component: GO:0005634 - nucleus [Evidence IEA,IEA]; GO_component: GO:0005876 - spindle microtubule [Evidence IDA] [PMID 11266451]; GO_component: GO:0005816 - spindle pole body [Evidence IDA] [PMID 8188751]; GO_function: GO:0005200 - structural constituent of cytoskeleton [Evidence IPI] [PMID 9585415]; GO_process: GO:0007049 - cell cycle [Evidence IEA]; GO_process: GO:0051301 - cell division [Evidence IEA]; GO_process: GO:0007059 - chromosome segregation [Evidence IGI] [PMID 11266451]; GO_process: GO:0007020 - microtubule nucleation [Evidence IPI] [PMID 9153752]; GO_process: GO:0007067 - mitotic nuclear division [Evidence IEA,IEA]): MKDCGVDDFNIVDIVKPEPGRLRRNLSAVIAFAQFREDRMHDYADLVNQCKQATSQFRLLEDEHEELITQIAELEEALKDSSEQAKQTQEHNAEVESELRKLKKVQEQLTTEHSNYKQEKQRLITNLENQSLLVVEARKENDRMKPYIVDSPEILQKLNSDLASSLQLTKNNVENMDRRFRALQISAETFKQIHQDLQACIKVIEECGVELQREQEASHKLGRFQEIYDQLRQDDKDLDIRISQLQRQIANSQDRIERARKQAEIKRASAEKKMSELREMHGTLAAERSLQMKEMDEKRDYIKSTELQISTMKEHIESEMRAIAAESEKLRDHLHLYLNSMEQRMMVR